From Chaetodon trifascialis isolate fChaTrf1 chromosome 1, fChaTrf1.hap1, whole genome shotgun sequence, one genomic window encodes:
- the LOC139349283 gene encoding AP-1 complex subunit sigma-2-like yields the protein MQFMLLFSRQGKLRLQKWYVPLSDKERKKISRDLVQTILARKPKMCSFLEWRDLKIVYKRYASLYFCCAVEDQDNELITLEIIHRYVELLDKYFGSVCELDIIFNFEKAYFILDEFLLGGEAQETSKKNVLKAIEQADLLQEEAEAPRSVLEEIGLT from the exons ATGCAGTTCATGCTGTTGTTCAGCCGGCAGGGAAAGCTGCGCTTACAGAAATGGTACGTGCCTCTgtctgacaaggagaggaagaagatctCCAGAGACCTGGTCCAGACCATACTGGCCAGGAAGCCCAAGATGTGCAGCTTCTTGGAGTGGAGGGACCTCAAGATTGTGTACAAGAG ATATGCGAGCCTGTACTTCTGCTGTGCAGTAGAGGATCAGGATAATGAGCTGATCACCCTGGAGATCATCCATCGATatgtggagctgctggacaAATACTTTGGAAGT GTGTGCGAGCTGGATATCATCTTCAACTTTGAGAAGGCCTACTTTATCCTGGATGAGTTCCTGCTGGGCGGAGAGGCCCAGGAGACGTCCAAGAAGAATGTGCTGAAGGCCATAGAGCAGGCTGACCTGCTGCAGGAG GAGGCTGAGGCACCGCGGAGCGTTCTAGAAGAAATCGGTCTGACATAA